One stretch of Comamonas testosteroni DNA includes these proteins:
- a CDS encoding type I restriction-modification system subunit M produces MAIKKSELYSSLWASCDELRGGMDASQYKDYVLVLLFIKYVSDKYAGQPFAPITIPAGASFADMVALKGSTDIGDQINKRIVGPLAAANKLADMPDFNDATKLGTGKEMVDRLTNLIATFENPALDFSKNRADGDDILGDAYEYLMRHFATESGKSKGQFYTPAEVSRVMAKIIGIGGAHTTSATTVYDPTCGSGSLLLKVGDEASAKVTLYGQEKDSATSGLARMNMILHDNPTAEIHQGNTLADPKFKVSMGGQDVLKTFDYVVANPPFSDKRWSTGIDPLHDPYGRFDTFGVPPAKQGDFAYLLHIIRSLKSTGQAACILPHGVLFRGNAEADIRKNLIRHGYIKGIIGLPANLFYGTGIPACIIVIDKQNAQARKGIFMLDASSGYMKDGPKNRLREQDLHKIVDVFTKQTDVPKLARMVSLEEIEKNDFNLNLPRYIDSSVAEDLQDIAGHLQGGIPVADIDSPALKPYWAVCPTLRQSLFSTLRPGYLSLAVDKTTIKTTIHAHAEFTAFVQRMNTLFADWQTRTTPTLKALQPGFHPKQLIAELSENLLAHYTGQPLIDEYAVYQHLMDYWATTMQDDAYLIAADGWKAETYRIIEVKKNKDGKVTKTTDKGWACDLVPKPLIVARYFAQDQAAIDELAANLESITTQLTELEEEHSGDDAAFSGFDKINKAGVTDRLREIKGDADAKEEAEVLNHWLKLAKQEADLKKQLRDAEAALDAKALAQYPKLSQADTQTLVVDDKWLAALRTAIHGEMDRISQALTQRVKELADRYDTPMPQMASHVAKLEAKVNQHLAKMGFVWN; encoded by the coding sequence ATGGCTATCAAGAAATCTGAGCTCTATTCGTCCCTCTGGGCATCGTGTGACGAACTGCGCGGCGGCATGGATGCCAGCCAGTACAAGGATTACGTGCTGGTGCTGCTGTTCATCAAATACGTCAGCGACAAGTACGCCGGGCAGCCCTTCGCGCCCATCACCATCCCTGCTGGTGCCAGCTTTGCCGACATGGTGGCGCTCAAGGGCAGCACCGACATTGGAGACCAGATCAACAAGCGCATCGTGGGCCCGCTGGCTGCAGCCAACAAGCTGGCCGACATGCCGGACTTCAATGACGCCACCAAGCTCGGCACTGGCAAAGAGATGGTGGATCGGCTCACCAACCTGATCGCCACGTTTGAAAACCCGGCGCTGGACTTCTCCAAGAACCGTGCCGATGGCGACGACATTCTGGGAGATGCTTATGAGTATCTGATGCGCCACTTCGCCACTGAAAGTGGCAAGAGCAAGGGGCAGTTCTACACCCCAGCCGAAGTTAGCCGCGTCATGGCCAAGATCATTGGCATTGGGGGCGCGCACACCACTAGCGCTACGACGGTGTACGACCCCACCTGCGGATCGGGCTCACTGCTATTGAAGGTGGGCGATGAAGCCTCAGCCAAGGTCACGCTCTACGGCCAGGAGAAAGACTCAGCCACCAGCGGCTTGGCGCGCATGAACATGATCTTGCACGACAACCCCACGGCAGAAATCCACCAGGGCAACACGTTGGCGGACCCGAAGTTCAAGGTCAGCATGGGCGGGCAAGACGTGCTCAAGACCTTTGACTATGTAGTGGCCAATCCGCCCTTTTCCGACAAGCGCTGGAGCACCGGCATCGACCCTCTTCACGACCCCTATGGCCGGTTTGACACCTTTGGCGTGCCACCCGCCAAACAGGGTGACTTTGCCTATCTGCTGCATATCATCCGCTCACTCAAGAGCACCGGCCAAGCCGCGTGCATCTTGCCGCACGGCGTGCTATTCCGTGGCAATGCCGAAGCCGACATTCGCAAGAACCTGATCCGCCATGGCTACATCAAAGGCATCATCGGCCTGCCCGCCAACCTGTTCTATGGCACCGGCATTCCGGCTTGCATCATCGTCATCGACAAGCAAAACGCACAGGCGCGCAAAGGCATCTTCATGCTGGACGCCAGCAGCGGCTACATGAAAGACGGCCCCAAAAACCGGCTGCGCGAGCAAGACCTTCACAAAATCGTGGATGTGTTCACCAAGCAAACCGACGTGCCCAAACTTGCACGCATGGTGAGCCTGGAAGAAATCGAGAAAAACGACTTCAATCTCAACCTGCCGCGCTATATCGACAGCAGCGTGGCCGAAGACCTGCAAGACATTGCCGGGCATCTGCAAGGCGGCATTCCGGTTGCAGACATAGATAGTCCTGCGCTCAAGCCCTACTGGGCTGTGTGCCCAACACTACGCCAGTCACTGTTCAGCACGCTGCGGCCCGGCTACCTGTCTCTGGCAGTGGATAAGACCACGATCAAGACCACGATCCACGCACATGCCGAGTTCACAGCCTTTGTGCAGCGCATGAACACCTTGTTTGCCGACTGGCAGACACGCACTACGCCCACACTCAAGGCACTGCAGCCAGGTTTTCACCCCAAGCAATTGATTGCCGAGCTGTCCGAAAACCTGCTGGCCCATTACACCGGCCAGCCGCTGATCGACGAATACGCCGTGTACCAGCACCTGATGGACTACTGGGCCACCACGATGCAGGACGATGCCTATCTGATTGCCGCCGATGGCTGGAAGGCAGAAACCTACCGCATCATTGAAGTCAAGAAAAACAAAGACGGCAAAGTCACCAAAACCACGGACAAGGGCTGGGCATGCGACCTGGTGCCCAAGCCGCTGATCGTGGCACGCTACTTTGCCCAGGATCAAGCCGCCATTGATGAATTGGCGGCCAACCTCGAAAGCATCACCACCCAACTCACCGAGCTGGAAGAAGAACACAGTGGTGACGATGCAGCGTTCTCCGGCTTTGACAAGATCAACAAGGCCGGCGTGACCGACCGGCTGCGCGAGATCAAGGGCGACGCGGATGCCAAGGAAGAAGCCGAGGTACTGAACCACTGGCTCAAGCTTGCCAAGCAAGAGGCCGACCTGAAAAAACAGCTCAGAGATGCCGAGGCCGCGCTGGACGCCAAGGCACTGGCCCAATACCCCAAGCTCAGCCAAGCAGATACTCAGACGCTGGTGGTAGATGACAAATGGCTGGCTGCGCTGCGTACTGCGATCCACGGCGAAATGGATCGCATCAGCCAGGCACTGACACAGCGGGTCAAGGAACTGGCGGACCGCTACGACACGCCCATGCCGCAGATGGCCAGTCACGTGGCGAAACTAGAAGCCAAGGTGAACCAGCATCTGGCGAAGATGGGGTTCGTATGGAACTGA
- a CDS encoding Fic/DOC family protein produces the protein MTDRYAVHGTQGEFQPGSNDLVLANKLGIQSVEDMDDLELELLQRLYEEVLVKHLPNRVLTAEDLKTWHRRWLGNVFEWAGQERSVNMGKDGFMFAASAQIPRLLADFERSCLARWTPCHDMDTDALVDAIAITHVEFILIHPFREGNGRLSRLLADVMAVQSGRLPLDYSTWNTDKPAYIRAIHQGFLGNYAPMKRLVEQALSGGAT, from the coding sequence ATGACAGACCGCTACGCCGTTCATGGCACCCAGGGTGAGTTCCAGCCAGGCTCGAATGACCTGGTACTGGCCAACAAGCTGGGCATTCAGTCTGTGGAAGACATGGATGACTTGGAGCTGGAGCTGCTGCAGCGGTTGTATGAGGAGGTGCTGGTCAAACACCTGCCCAATCGGGTTTTGACAGCGGAGGATTTGAAGACCTGGCACCGCCGCTGGTTGGGCAATGTCTTTGAATGGGCGGGTCAGGAGCGCTCGGTCAACATGGGCAAGGACGGTTTTATGTTTGCGGCTTCCGCGCAGATTCCCCGCTTGTTGGCTGATTTCGAGCGGTCTTGTCTAGCCCGCTGGACACCTTGCCACGACATGGACACTGATGCGCTGGTGGACGCTATTGCCATCACGCACGTGGAATTTATTTTGATTCACCCGTTTCGCGAGGGGAACGGGCGCTTGTCACGCCTGCTGGCGGACGTAATGGCCGTGCAATCAGGCAGGCTGCCACTGGACTACAGCACGTGGAATACCGACAAGCCCGCCTACATTCGGGCGATTCACCAAGGTTTTCTAGGAAACTACGCGCCGATGAAACGGCTCGTGGAGCAAGCGCTGAGCGGTGGCGCGACTTGA
- the infA gene encoding translation initiation factor IF-1, with protein sequence MAKEELIEMQGRVDEVLPDARFRVTLDNGHQLIAYSGGKMRKHRIRVLAGDKVTLEMSPYDLNKGRLTFRHIERSNNSNPAPQQRRH encoded by the coding sequence TTGGCCAAAGAAGAATTGATTGAAATGCAAGGCAGAGTGGACGAGGTTTTGCCGGACGCCCGTTTTCGTGTGACGCTGGACAACGGCCACCAGCTGATTGCCTACTCCGGCGGCAAGATGCGCAAGCACCGTATTCGCGTGCTGGCAGGCGACAAGGTAACGCTGGAGATGTCTCCCTATGATCTGAACAAGGGTCGCCTGACCTTCCGTCATATCGAGCGTTCCAACAACAGCAACCCTGCGCCGCAGCAGCGCCGCCACTAA
- a CDS encoding restriction endonuclease subunit S, translating into MELKTGYKRTEAGIVPADWLDCTVGDLIKFEGGSQPDKSHFKQSWIPGYTRLIQIRDYKSNKYETYVPSKLVRRFCDESDIMIGRYGPPVFQILKGISGAYNVALIKAIPESQINKEYAYYFLKQDSLFTFIDKLSQRSSGQTGVDLKELKAYPLSLPPTQVEQESIAEALSDADALIESLDQLITKKRQIKQGAMQELLTGKRRLPGFSGEWEVKQLGDVVEKFVGGGTPSRTNSGYWGGEIPWVTVKDFATFNSRETQESITKIGLNSSASNLIAKGTLITSTRMALGKAVIYEVDVAINQDLKALFHKSTLDVRYLFFWFQYHSQTIDGLGSGSTVKGISLPELKKIEFQLPPKSEQTAIAAVLSDMDTELEALESRLAKARQIKQGMMQELLTGRIRLL; encoded by the coding sequence ATGGAACTGAAGACGGGATACAAGCGTACCGAAGCAGGCATCGTTCCAGCAGACTGGCTTGATTGCACCGTTGGCGATTTGATTAAATTTGAAGGTGGATCACAGCCTGACAAAAGTCACTTCAAGCAATCATGGATTCCTGGATACACAAGGCTTATCCAAATACGAGATTACAAATCGAACAAGTACGAAACCTATGTACCCTCAAAGCTAGTACGTAGGTTTTGTGATGAGAGCGATATTATGATTGGCCGCTATGGGCCTCCAGTCTTTCAGATATTAAAAGGAATTTCGGGCGCATATAACGTAGCACTGATTAAAGCAATACCGGAAAGCCAGATAAACAAAGAATATGCCTACTATTTTTTAAAGCAAGATTCTTTATTCACATTCATAGACAAACTTTCACAGCGCTCATCTGGGCAAACCGGCGTTGACCTTAAAGAATTAAAGGCTTATCCACTCTCACTTCCGCCGACCCAAGTCGAACAAGAATCCATTGCCGAAGCTTTGAGCGATGCCGATGCCCTCATCGAATCCCTGGATCAACTCATCACCAAAAAGCGCCAAATCAAACAAGGTGCCATGCAGGAATTACTTACCGGCAAGCGGAGGCTGCCGGGGTTTAGTGGGGAGTGGGAGGTTAAGCAGCTGGGTGATGTAGTTGAGAAGTTCGTTGGAGGCGGAACGCCCAGCCGTACAAATTCTGGCTATTGGGGCGGGGAAATACCTTGGGTGACCGTTAAGGACTTCGCCACCTTTAACTCACGTGAAACACAAGAGTCAATTACGAAAATAGGATTAAATAGCAGTGCGTCAAATTTGATTGCCAAAGGGACTCTCATCACTTCCACACGAATGGCTCTTGGGAAAGCTGTCATATATGAAGTGGATGTTGCCATCAACCAAGACCTTAAAGCACTCTTTCACAAATCCACTTTAGATGTGCGCTACTTATTTTTTTGGTTCCAATACCACAGTCAAACAATTGATGGTCTAGGGAGTGGAAGTACAGTGAAGGGAATTTCTCTTCCAGAACTGAAGAAGATTGAATTTCAGCTTCCCCCAAAATCGGAGCAAACCGCTATCGCCGCGGTCCTCAGTGATATGGACACCGAACTCGAAGCCCTGGAGTCCCGCCTCGCCAAAGCCCGCCAGATCAAGCAAGGCATGATGCAGGAGCTGCTGACCGGCAGGATTCGTTTACTATAA
- a CDS encoding type I restriction endonuclease subunit R yields MSDIGKPERATQNRVVKLFCDELGYSYLGDWTDRAGNSNIEEGLLTEYLTSAGYSPAQISTALYKLRTEANHPDRSLYGNNQAVYQLLRYGVPVKTEAGKVTETVHLINWKAPASNHFAIAEEVTLKGKQQRRPDVVLYINGIAIGVLELKNSRVSIGDGIRQSLSNQQPEFNAWFFSTVQLVMAGNDSEGMQYGTIGTPEKFFLTWKEDEADNSRYKLDKYLLRMCSKARLIELMHDFVLFDGGVKKLPRVHQYFGIKAAQEHVHQRQGGIIWHTQGAGKSILMVLLAKWILENKPQARVAIITDRDELDKQIERVFTDAGETICRTSSGRDLMSQLGQATPRLLCSLVHKFGATAKNADVDFDAFIKDLQAQPSPTVGEVFVFVDECHRTQGGKLNRVMKALMPNAVFIGFTGTPLLKKDKASSLEVFGGYIHTYKFSEAVEDGVVLDLVYEARDIDQKLGSQDKIDQWFDAKTKALNDWQKEELKKQWGTMQNVLSSKARMDRVVADIIFDFSVKPRLSSERGNAILVASSIYEACKYFTLFQKTLFKGRCAVITSYNPQAKDVTLEEIGAGTETDKQFIYNTYTELLSNVQPKPGKSKTETYEDQAKALFIKEPANMRLLVVVDKLLTGFDAPPCSYLYIDKSMQDHGLFQAICRTNRLDGDDKDFGYIVDYKDLFKKVEKAIAVYTSEIDHSAGGADPEVMLQDRLTLGRERLDAALEALFLLCEPVQPPKGELEHIHYFCGNTEIADDLKTHEPQRVAFYKGVVALLRAYANVADEMAAAGYSEQDAKSIKTKLDRYLAIREIIRKASGETLDLKPFEADMRHLIDTYIEASEPRKISPFDGIGLLDLIVKTGIADAIANKLADMQGNQQAIAETIENNVRSKIIKDSLTDPAYFEKMSALLNEIITLRKERAIEYEEYLKRIADIATKVQTGPADPTSGKLDSPGKRAIFNNLQNSPVLHAVKVAEADAPYGPAYSDEDPAVSLALKIDKSVRLARPDGWRGVQAKELVIKRALYDTLKDVDEVERLFLVINAQQEY; encoded by the coding sequence ATGAGCGATATTGGCAAGCCTGAGCGCGCCACGCAAAACCGCGTGGTCAAGCTGTTTTGTGACGAACTGGGGTACAGCTACCTGGGCGACTGGACCGACCGCGCGGGCAACAGCAACATCGAAGAAGGCTTGCTGACCGAGTATCTGACCAGCGCTGGCTACAGCCCAGCCCAGATCAGCACGGCGCTGTACAAGCTGCGCACCGAAGCCAATCACCCCGACCGCAGCCTGTACGGCAACAACCAGGCCGTATACCAGTTGCTGCGCTATGGCGTGCCGGTGAAGACCGAAGCGGGCAAGGTGACGGAAACCGTGCACCTGATCAACTGGAAAGCACCCGCCAGCAATCACTTTGCGATTGCCGAAGAAGTTACGCTCAAGGGCAAGCAACAGCGGCGACCCGATGTGGTGCTGTATATCAACGGCATCGCCATCGGTGTGCTGGAGCTCAAAAACAGCCGGGTCAGCATTGGCGATGGCATCAGGCAAAGCCTGTCAAACCAGCAGCCGGAATTCAACGCCTGGTTCTTCAGCACCGTGCAGTTGGTGATGGCGGGTAACGATTCCGAAGGCATGCAGTACGGCACCATTGGCACGCCGGAGAAATTCTTCCTGACCTGGAAGGAAGACGAGGCCGACAACAGCCGCTACAAGCTGGACAAGTACCTGCTGAGGATGTGCAGCAAGGCCCGCCTCATCGAGTTGATGCACGACTTTGTACTGTTCGACGGCGGTGTGAAGAAGCTGCCCCGCGTGCACCAGTATTTCGGCATCAAGGCCGCGCAAGAGCATGTGCACCAGCGCCAGGGCGGCATCATCTGGCATACGCAGGGGGCTGGCAAAAGCATTTTGATGGTGCTGCTGGCCAAGTGGATTCTGGAGAACAAGCCGCAGGCGCGGGTGGCCATCATCACCGACCGCGATGAACTGGACAAACAGATCGAGCGGGTGTTTACCGATGCCGGTGAAACCATCTGCCGCACCAGCAGTGGCCGCGACTTGATGAGCCAACTTGGCCAGGCTACGCCCCGGCTGCTGTGCTCGCTGGTGCACAAGTTTGGCGCGACCGCCAAAAATGCCGATGTGGACTTTGACGCCTTCATCAAAGACCTGCAGGCGCAGCCCAGCCCCACAGTGGGCGAGGTGTTTGTGTTTGTGGACGAATGCCACCGCACACAGGGCGGCAAGCTCAACCGCGTGATGAAGGCGCTGATGCCCAATGCGGTGTTCATCGGCTTCACTGGCACGCCTCTACTCAAGAAAGACAAGGCCAGCAGCTTGGAAGTGTTTGGCGGCTATATCCACACCTATAAATTCAGCGAAGCCGTGGAAGATGGCGTGGTGCTGGACCTAGTGTACGAGGCCCGCGACATTGACCAAAAGCTGGGCTCACAAGACAAGATCGACCAGTGGTTTGACGCCAAAACCAAGGCGCTGAACGACTGGCAAAAAGAAGAGCTGAAAAAGCAATGGGGCACGATGCAGAACGTGCTCAGCTCCAAAGCCCGCATGGACCGGGTGGTGGCGGACATTATTTTTGACTTCAGCGTCAAACCGCGCCTGTCCAGCGAGCGGGGCAATGCCATTCTGGTGGCATCGAGCATCTACGAGGCCTGCAAATACTTCACGCTGTTCCAGAAGACGCTGTTCAAGGGCCGATGCGCGGTCATCACCTCATACAACCCGCAGGCCAAGGATGTGACGCTGGAAGAGATTGGCGCCGGTACAGAGACCGACAAGCAGTTCATCTACAACACCTATACCGAACTGCTGAGCAATGTGCAGCCCAAGCCGGGCAAGTCCAAAACAGAAACCTACGAAGACCAAGCCAAGGCCCTATTCATCAAGGAACCTGCCAACATGCGCCTGCTTGTCGTTGTGGACAAGCTGCTGACCGGCTTTGATGCGCCGCCCTGCTCTTACCTGTACATCGACAAGTCCATGCAGGACCATGGTCTGTTCCAGGCAATTTGCCGTACCAACCGACTGGACGGCGATGACAAGGACTTTGGCTACATCGTCGATTACAAGGACTTGTTCAAAAAGGTGGAGAAAGCCATTGCGGTGTACACCTCGGAGATCGACCACAGTGCAGGCGGTGCCGACCCCGAAGTGATGCTGCAGGATCGGCTGACGTTGGGCCGGGAACGGCTGGATGCTGCGCTGGAAGCCTTGTTCTTGCTGTGCGAGCCAGTACAGCCGCCCAAGGGTGAGCTGGAGCACATTCACTACTTCTGCGGCAATACCGAGATTGCCGACGACCTGAAAACCCACGAACCACAGCGCGTAGCTTTCTACAAGGGTGTGGTTGCGCTGCTGCGTGCCTATGCCAATGTGGCCGATGAAATGGCTGCAGCCGGGTACAGCGAACAAGACGCCAAGTCCATCAAGACCAAGCTGGATCGGTACCTTGCCATCCGCGAGATCATCCGCAAGGCCAGCGGCGAGACCTTGGACCTCAAGCCTTTTGAGGCAGACATGCGGCACTTGATAGACACCTATATCGAAGCCAGTGAGCCACGCAAGATTTCGCCATTTGACGGCATTGGATTGCTGGACTTGATCGTGAAGACAGGCATTGCGGATGCGATTGCCAACAAGCTGGCCGACATGCAGGGCAACCAGCAAGCTATTGCCGAGACAATTGAAAACAACGTTCGCAGCAAGATCATCAAAGACAGCCTGACCGACCCGGCCTACTTTGAAAAAATGTCTGCCCTGCTCAATGAAATCATCACGCTGCGCAAGGAGCGCGCCATCGAGTACGAAGAGTATTTGAAGCGCATTGCAGACATTGCTACCAAGGTACAGACAGGTCCAGCAGACCCCACATCAGGCAAGCTCGACTCACCCGGCAAGCGCGCCATTTTCAACAACCTACAGAACTCGCCGGTGCTGCATGCAGTGAAAGTAGCAGAGGCGGATGCACCTTACGGCCCCGCATACAGCGATGAAGACCCTGCTGTGTCCCTGGCGCTCAAAATCGACAAATCGGTGCGGCTGGCCCGTCCAGATGGCTGGAGAGGCGTACAGGCCAAGGAGTTAGTGATTAAACGTGCGCTGTATGACACACTCAAAGACGTGGACGAAGTAGAGCGCCTGTTTCTCGTCATCAACGCGCAGCAGGAATATTGA
- a CDS encoding M48 family metallopeptidase: MPESIDLGGIAAEVIRKRIKHVHLSVYPPAGRIRISAPEHMALDTIRVFAISKLPWIKSQQRKVRAQKREAPRDYIDRESHYLWGKRYLLTVIERDATPAIDLQHKRIVLGVRPSTSTERREELLDAWYREQVKTALPPLLQKWEALMNVKASKVFVQRMKTKWGSCNPDSRAIRLNTDLAKKPPECLEYIIVHELAHLIEPSHNARFISVMNLFMPKWEYFREELNNLPVRHENWSY, from the coding sequence ATGCCAGAGAGCATTGATCTGGGCGGCATCGCTGCCGAGGTGATCAGAAAGCGCATCAAGCATGTGCACTTGAGCGTGTACCCACCCGCCGGTCGCATACGGATTTCTGCGCCCGAGCACATGGCATTGGACACGATCCGGGTGTTTGCGATTTCCAAGCTGCCATGGATCAAAAGCCAGCAGCGCAAAGTGCGCGCACAGAAACGCGAAGCCCCGCGCGATTACATAGACCGCGAGAGCCACTATCTGTGGGGCAAGCGGTATCTGCTGACCGTGATCGAACGCGATGCCACGCCCGCCATTGACCTCCAGCACAAACGAATCGTGCTTGGTGTTCGCCCAAGCACCAGCACGGAACGCCGCGAGGAACTGCTGGATGCATGGTATCGCGAACAGGTCAAGACGGCATTGCCACCGCTGCTGCAAAAGTGGGAAGCATTGATGAACGTGAAAGCCTCCAAGGTTTTTGTGCAGCGCATGAAAACCAAGTGGGGAAGCTGCAACCCCGACAGCCGCGCCATTCGGCTGAACACCGATCTAGCAAAAAAGCCGCCCGAATGTCTGGAATACATCATCGTGCACGAGCTAGCTCATTTAATTGAACCTAGTCACAATGCACGCTTTATTTCAGTAATGAATTTATTTATGCCAAAGTGGGAATATTTCAGGGAAGAACTTAATAATCTACCCGTTCGACATGAAAATTGGTCTTATTAA
- a CDS encoding transcriptional regulator domain-containing protein encodes MSAVQADKEPVGPKSSRQWAWEFLRRNPAYRDAYAQWMALPEAVRNLNINAQDLCRSLSDEIPMSFFVVEEQQQLDDTWHEKLSGKSKAEDFAAVSPFHPKKGVEPLPGENLKEWHKRTLEIRKEVGFTICHSSSILPRERFGLKKWIDPEVSPLPESDTDIFEELEFEVYAEFLKSEHFRNKPCSISVGDIERTEVVLKIDVMQPMHYLKEQLEKIVKEQRAFVLEIMELKPDYFSREKGGVYFEYKGKGSINKGGVYKEYLKILDRILMGESKKDIISIEPGFARSRSDDNYVETMEKRYDEALIIRDADYRKMAYFDDYRGELRKMKKSQKKD; translated from the coding sequence ATGAGCGCAGTGCAAGCAGACAAAGAGCCAGTGGGGCCGAAGTCATCCAGGCAATGGGCTTGGGAATTTCTTAGACGCAACCCTGCATACAGAGATGCGTATGCGCAGTGGATGGCGCTTCCGGAGGCTGTTCGTAACTTGAACATCAACGCACAGGACCTTTGCCGATCACTGTCCGACGAAATTCCTATGTCCTTTTTTGTGGTTGAAGAGCAGCAGCAGCTTGATGACACGTGGCATGAGAAGCTGAGTGGCAAGAGTAAGGCAGAGGATTTCGCGGCTGTTAGTCCATTTCATCCAAAGAAAGGGGTGGAGCCCTTGCCTGGGGAGAATTTAAAGGAATGGCATAAGCGCACTCTAGAGATAAGAAAAGAGGTGGGATTCACAATTTGCCATTCTTCATCTATCTTGCCGAGAGAAAGATTTGGCTTGAAAAAGTGGATTGATCCAGAGGTCTCACCACTTCCTGAGTCAGATACTGATATTTTTGAAGAACTAGAATTTGAGGTGTATGCAGAATTTTTAAAGTCAGAGCACTTTCGCAATAAGCCATGTTCTATATCTGTGGGGGATATAGAGAGAACTGAAGTTGTTCTGAAAATAGATGTAATGCAGCCAATGCATTATCTTAAGGAGCAATTGGAGAAGATTGTAAAAGAGCAAAGAGCTTTTGTCTTGGAGATAATGGAGCTGAAGCCCGACTATTTTTCAAGAGAAAAAGGAGGGGTTTATTTTGAGTACAAAGGGAAAGGTAGCATAAATAAAGGAGGTGTATATAAAGAGTATTTGAAAATTCTTGATAGAATTTTGATGGGGGAGAGTAAAAAGGATATTATATCTATTGAGCCTGGTTTTGCTCGATCTAGAAGTGATGATAATTATGTTGAAACCATGGAGAAAAGATATGATGAAGCGCTCATTATTCGGGATGCAGATTATCGGAAAATGGCATATTTCGATGACTATCGAGGCGAACTCAGGAAGATGAAAAAATCTCAAAAAAAGGATTAA